In a single window of the Anguilla rostrata isolate EN2019 chromosome 4, ASM1855537v3, whole genome shotgun sequence genome:
- the abhd4 gene encoding LOW QUALITY PROTEIN: (Lyso)-N-acylphosphatidylethanolamine lipase (The sequence of the model RefSeq protein was modified relative to this genomic sequence to represent the inferred CDS: substituted 3 bases at 3 genomic stop codons), with protein MKHRVGEQEVGEGSLRGDGQEVTFVLRVYLDPQAHCGRREDNERGSAQGWWPSWRPTSMSLLKNTEAKILACIQNDLWARFVTLPTQDRIWTLTVTNKHLRKAPEKVPQTPLVMVHGFGGGVGLWIRNLDPLCRSRPLLTFDLLGFGRSSRPLFPSDPAQAEERFLDSIEQWRQAMGLERMILLGHSLGGYLATSYTIQYPERXVXWCPSLGGAGSIQFSSVXIIPPWGFPERPQPSEEGSGGQGSEVKRPAPPRWVKAVASVASMFNPLAVIRAAGPWGPGLVNRFRPDFKRKFEDLFDDDTMTQYIYHCNAQSPSGEVGFRAMSESLGWAKRPMLGRVHLLPPSLPVTLLYGARSWVDSSTGKRVEQLRPLGTTRVLIVEDASHHVYADQPEEFNRMVQKICDSVD; from the exons ATGAAGCACCGTGTGGGCGAACAGGAAGTCGGCGAAGGCTCTCTCCGGGGAGATGGACAGGAAGTCACCTTTGTTCTGAGGGTTTATCTGGATCCGCAGGCACACTGTGGGAGACGGGAGGATAACGAACG GGGCTCAGCACAGGGCTGGTGGCCATCTTGGAGGCCCACGTCCATGTCTCTCCTGAAGAACACAGAAGCTAAGATTCTGGCCT GTATTCAGAATGACCTGTGGGCTCGCTTTGTCACCCTCCCCACTCAGGACAGGATATGGACCCTCACTGTGACCAACAAGCACCTCCGCAAAGCCCCTGAGAAGG tacccCAGACCCCGCTGGTGATGGTGCACGGGTTCGGGGGCGGGGTTGGGCTGTGGATTCGGAACCTGGACCCCCTGTGCCGGTCCCGCCCCCTGCTGACCTTCGACCTGCTGGGTTTCGGGCGCAGTTCCCGCCCCCTCTTCCCGTCCGACCCCGCCCAGGCCGAGGAGCGCTTCCTGGACTCCATAGAGCAATGGCGCCAGGCCATGGGCCTGGAGCGCATGATCCTATTGGGCCACAGCCTGGGCGGTTACCTAGCGACGTCCTACACCATTCAGTACCCCGAGAGGTGAGTGTAATGGTGCCCCTCTCTGGGAGGTGCGGgatcaattcagttcagttcagtttagaTAAT CCCACCCTGGGGTTTCCCCGAGCGACCCCAGCCCTCGGAGGAGGGGTCAGGAGGTCAGGGGTCGGAGGTGAAGAGGCCGGCTCCTCCTCGCTGGGTGAAGGCCGTGGCCTCCGTCGCCTCCATGTTCAACCCCCTGGCGGTGATCCGAGCCGCCGGGCCctggg GTCCCGGTTTAGTGAACAGATTCCGCCCAGACTTTAAGAGGAAGTTTGAAGACCTCTTTGATGATGACACCATGACACAGTACATTTACCACTGTAACGCCCAGAGCCCCAG cgGAGAGGTGGGGTTCCGGGCGATGTCGGAGTCTCTGGGCTGGGCGAAGAGGCCGATGCTGGGGAGGGTGCacctgctgcccccctccctgccggTGACCCTGCTGTACGGGGCGCGGTCCTGGGTCGACAGCTCCACCGGGAAACGGGTGgagcagctccgccccctgggcACCACCCGCGTCCTG ATTGTGGAAGACGCGTCTCACCATGTCTACGCTGATCAGCCAGAAGAGTTCAACAGAATGGTGCAGAAAATATGTGACAGTGTGGactaa